The segment TAAATCCGGTGAGTTTGTCCATGAGCTTCCTCTTGCTCAACTACCTCCGGGTATGTGAGGTAAAAGCTGAGTGCCCTCTCTGCGAGGACGGACATTGCCTCTGAACTCATTGCAGCTTGGATTTTTAGCTTGCGGTGAAGTTCGGGCGGAAGATACAACGTAACTTTCTGCTTGTCTTGCATAGAACTTTCAGTCGTTTTACCCGGGTATGTGATTACGATATCTGCCTAATCTCAGGCTGTCAAGACAGTATGCCCGCATGACAGCATTATTGTTACAATCATTTACATTATGAAGCAAGGTTTGAGTTGGATTTTGATAAGTTTGATAGGTTTGACAGGGTGCAATGACTTGCCGTGGAGCGGTTCGCAGTCTCAGCAGGAGCGGCTTCCCGATCGCTGGCAGACCTATCGCAATGAACGCTATGGCTTTGAGTTTTTGCATCCAGAGGGATGGATTGATTCGATACCGCCAGAGGCTCAAGATGGGATTGCCTTTAGTGATCCGAGAAATCCCGGTGTAGAGATTCGGGGCTGGGCGGAGTTAAAGCGATCGACCGATAAAAAATCTCAGAATCCGAAGTCGAACTTTACAACTGATCAGGGGGTTCCTGCGCGTTTAGATATCGCGGTTGAGAATCAGTCGAGTGTGATGACGTTGACGATTCATCAGAAGGATGTGGAATATCACTGGCGGGCGACGGCTCCGACTGTGCAGTTTGGCAATTACTATCGATTCTTTGACTTTATTGCCAAGCGATATCGCGTCTCACAGTGATAGGATTCTGTTTTACAAATTTCTGTGCAGGTGGATGGATCTCCACTGAGATGTAGAGAAACGAAGATCGACACTTTTGTACAGAATCAATTCAAGAGGAAATCGGGAATGCTGGCGAAGCGAATTTTGCCTTGCTTGGACGTGAAAGCAGGGCGTGTAGTCAAAGGAGTCAATTTTGTTGATCTGAGAGATGCAGGCGATCCGGTGGAACTTGCACAGGCTTATAACGAAGCGGGTGCGGATGAATTGGTGTTTCTTGATATCACCGCGACTCATGAA is part of the Leptolyngbya boryana PCC 6306 genome and harbors:
- a CDS encoding type II toxin-antitoxin system HicB family antitoxin, which encodes MQDKQKVTLYLPPELHRKLKIQAAMSSEAMSVLAERALSFYLTYPEVVEQEEAHGQTHRIYDCPSCTTPVVLKNGELTALGQNSDIILEDELSTVSIGSSSEEKVVVPC